Proteins encoded by one window of Alphaproteobacteria bacterium:
- the pdxH gene encoding pyridoxamine 5'-phosphate oxidase — protein sequence MSDSSNLNNQIDNPFQLFQEWYDLACQKEINDPNAMSLATVSDQGYPSLRIVLLKDFSDQGFVFYTNLHSRKAEEIKHNDKVALCFHWKSLVRSIRIEGQARNVSGDEADHYFATRPRESQIGAWASHQSHSMFDYSDLIKKVESFKEKFGDGLIPRPEFWSGYRIIPHRIEFWQNQPFRLHKRVVFIKEENQWSHHYLYP from the coding sequence ATGTCAGATTCTTCAAATTTGAATAATCAAATTGATAACCCATTTCAATTATTTCAAGAATGGTATGATTTAGCCTGCCAAAAAGAAATTAATGATCCAAATGCTATGTCCTTGGCAACGGTATCTGACCAAGGTTATCCATCATTGCGGATAGTTTTATTAAAAGATTTTTCTGATCAAGGATTTGTGTTTTATACCAATCTGCATAGTAGAAAAGCCGAGGAAATAAAACATAATGATAAGGTTGCTTTGTGTTTTCATTGGAAATCATTAGTGCGATCAATTAGAATTGAAGGGCAAGCAAGGAATGTAAGTGGGGATGAAGCTGATCATTATTTTGCTACACGTCCACGGGAAAGTCAAATAGGGGCTTGGGCATCACATCAATCACACTCTATGTTTGATTATTCAGATTTAATAAAAAAAGTAGAGAGTTTTAAAGAAAAATTTGGGGATGGTTTAATTCCGCGACCAGAGTTTTGGTCAGGATATAGGATCATTCCTCATCGTATTGAATTTTGGCAAAATCAACCTTTTCGACTTCATAAAAGAGTAGTTTTTATTAAAGAAGAAAATCAATGGTCACATCATTATCTTTATCCCTAA
- a CDS encoding carboxymuconolactone decarboxylase family protein, with product MTKEKIGKQRIQDILGDRSTKIIEHFESISPDFAKYIVDFVYGDLYARKNFSDKNRELAAVACMIGRGQTGLPIKAHLKGMLNVGWTKDEIIELIIFLSAYAGFPSTVEVLGTLKEVLAQN from the coding sequence ATGACTAAAGAAAAAATTGGAAAGCAACGCATCCAAGATATTTTGGGGGATAGATCCACAAAAATTATTGAACATTTTGAATCTATATCCCCAGATTTTGCAAAATATATTGTTGATTTTGTTTACGGAGACCTATATGCACGTAAAAATTTTTCTGATAAAAACCGTGAATTAGCCGCAGTTGCTTGTATGATCGGACGAGGTCAAACAGGATTACCAATCAAAGCCCACCTTAAGGGAATGTTAAATGTAGGATGGACAAAAGATGAGATCATTGAATTAATTATATTCTTATCAGCCTATGCAGGTTTTCCAAGTACTGTTGAAGTTTTGGGAACATTGAAAGAAGTTTTAGCCCAAAATTAA
- a CDS encoding class I SAM-dependent methyltransferase: MSTKTISLTENVYQYILKHGLREEPVLQELRIETAKLPSAMMQISPEQGQFIKLLIQIIAPRLIIEIGTFTGYSSTCMCLSLPSDGKLIACDISEEYTNMAKRYWQKAGLLKKIDLKIGPALSSLDQFLKEGMPNKVDFIFIDADKANYINYYERGLSLLRPGGLMAIDNVLWGGLVADPSVNDKDTMIIRELNNLIHQDKRVDLSLLPLGDGLTLVRKR, encoded by the coding sequence ATGTCAACGAAAACGATTTCTTTAACTGAAAATGTATATCAATATATCTTGAAACATGGCTTAAGAGAAGAACCTGTTCTTCAAGAACTTAGAATTGAAACAGCAAAATTGCCCTCAGCCATGATGCAGATATCACCCGAACAGGGGCAATTTATTAAATTACTTATTCAAATAATCGCCCCCCGTTTAATTATCGAGATTGGTACTTTTACAGGATATAGTTCAACATGTATGTGCCTTTCTCTTCCAAGTGATGGAAAATTAATCGCTTGTGATATTAGTGAAGAATATACAAATATGGCTAAACGTTATTGGCAAAAGGCTGGTCTTTTAAAAAAAATTGATTTGAAAATTGGACCTGCACTTTCTTCTCTGGATCAATTTTTAAAAGAAGGTATGCCAAACAAAGTTGATTTTATTTTTATTGATGCAGATAAAGCTAATTATATCAATTATTATGAACGTGGCCTTTCATTACTAAGACCAGGTGGTTTAATGGCAATTGATAATGTTTTATGGGGTGGGTTAGTTGCGGATCCATCTGTCAATGATAAAGATACAATGATTATACGTGAATTGAATAATCTTATTCACCAAGATAAACGTGTTGATTTAAGCCTTTTGCCCCTGGGTGATGGATTAACGTTGGTTCGAAAACGCTAA